From the Planctomycetota bacterium genome, the window CGTACCACACTCGGCCGCGACCGCGGCGAGGAGGAGCCACGCCGCCACATCCTCTTCCGCGGACCGTGTCCGGAGCCCCTTGGAGAACGTGAGGGAGTGAACCGCCGTGGCGGCGAGCGACTGGACCGCGACGACCGCCCGGTGGTCGCCCTGCTTGGGACGCACCGTTGCGAGACTCGCGGTCACGGCAGCGCCGAGGGCCCCGCCGGCGGGGGCGCCGAGAGCCCGGGCCCGGGCCCACGCCGCCATCGCCAGCCGGCGTGACGCGCGCGACGAGCAGTAGCTTTCCTGCTTTCCCCCCAGCAGCCGATCGACAGCCGCGCGCGCGTGGGGAACGAGCCCCTCGAGCAGCACCCGACTGGCCCCTGGCGTACGTGCCAGCGCTGCCACGGCGCCCGCTCCTCCGCCGGCTGCCGTGGCCACCAGACTTGCCCCGTCTGCCGCCGTCCGGCCGATGACAGTGGCGGCGGAGGCGGCGAGAAGATCGCGGCTGAGATCCACGAAAACCGCTCCAGCACGCCTCCCCGGCGGGCCGATGCTGACACGGTCACCGAGGGGGGAATGCATGATGATAGCCGGCTCGCCGCCGCGCCCCGCGCAAGCGCGCTACCGGGCGGCCCTGGTCCTGGTGGCCACGCTCGGCCAGGCCATGGGGACCGAGCCGCCGGCCGTCACGGCCGCGGACGTCGACCGAATCGCGACTCACGACCGGACCAGCGCGGAGAGGCGGACCGATCGTCCTCCCACCGCGGCACAGCCACCCGCCCGGGCCAGCGGCGACGCGGGAGCGAGCAGCGGCGGAGCCCTCGACGCGGCGCGCGTGGAGCGGGAAACCGAAGCCATCCTCGCGCGACTGTTGCCGCCGCGGCGCGACGCCGTCGCCGATTGGACCGCGGGGTCGTCATGCCTGCACGCCCCCGGGGATCCGCGCTGGCTCACGCCGTGCGTGCCCGGCCCCCCGTGCGACCCGTCGCTGCCTCCTCGCCCTTTCGACCTGATCGGGATCCGCGGGGCGCCGACCGGGGGACCGATCTATGCCGGTCCCTGCGCGCCGCGCACGGGGAGCCACGAGTGTGGCCCGGCCCCGCGGCTCCACCGTGCGCACGACTGGATGTTCGACCGCTTTTACCGGGCGAAGTAGAGCTCGCGGACGATGAGCGCGACCAGCGCGGCGCCGACCACCCCGAGGCCGCCGATCAGCGCCCACATCCCACCCGACAGGCACCCCAGCCCCAGCCAGCCGCAGTCGCCCGTGAGGGCGGGATCTGGCGTGTCCTCGGGGCTCGCCACCGCAGCACCGGGCCCGGGTGCCGGTCGGGAATCGCCCGCCGAAGCCAGCGGCGGTCGATCCGCGCGCCGGCGCTGCGGCTGACCGGAGACGGGCCCGTCGCGGCGAGCCGGTGGCGCGGCCGACACCCCCTCGAACTCGGTGCCCGAAAGGGCGTCGAAGGTTGCCGTGCCACCGCTCGCTCCGCGCCGCGAGGTCGAGGCATCGAGGTCGATCAGCCCACCGACATTCCATCCCTGCCGGAGCTTCGGATCGAAATCGGCCGCGGGCACGGGCGACTCGAGAACCGATGCCGCTCCCACGCTGCCCGGGCCGGGCGTGAACAGCGGAGTCAGGTCGATCGGCGGTGTGTCGGCAGACCGCCCGACGGTCTGACCAGCCGCGGGCGGCACATCGCCCCCGGCCAGCCAGGCGAGGCCGGCGGTCGTCGCCATCACGAGCACACCGCCCCGTCGGCACCGCGAGACGACGGGGTGTGCCCGGTGGGAACGCGCCCCGGGGGGAGCGCCTTCGTGGCTCATCGGGCGGCGGAGGATCGGGGCACGCCGGGTCAATCCGGGACTCCTCGCGTGGAGTGGGTACCCGCGCGATCGGGATTATCGTTGCCACCGCAGTGCCGTCAACGACGGTCCGCGCCGATCCCGGCGGCTTGTCCCGCTGCCGGCCGCGCCCCACACTGTCGGCCGGGCGACGGCCGGAAAGGTTTCGGGGTTCCGCGGCCCGAAGGATCGGCGCGGGCGCCTGTGGCGGGCTCACCCGCCCCCCGAGCGGGTAGCCAGTGAATGGAGAGGGATCGATGCGGGCTGCGATCATCGGCATCGGTGCCATCGCCCGGATGCACGCCCGGGCACTGGCCGACCTCGACGGCGTCGAACTGGTCGCCGCGACCTGCCGCACCGAGGAGAAGGGGCGGGCCTTCGCCCGCGACCACGGCTGCCGCTGGTACGCCGACACCGGCACGATGCTGCGGCGCGAGAAGCCCGATTTCGTCACCATCGCGACTCCCTCGGGAGCCCATCTGGAAGCCGTGCTCGCCGCGGCCCGCCGGGGCATCCACGTGATCTGCGAGAAGCCGCTGGAGATCACGCTGCCGCGCGTCGACCGGATGATCGCCGCGGCGCGGCGGGGCGGAGTCGTCCTCGGGGCGATCTTTCCGCAGCGCTTCAATCCGGTGGTCCAGGCCGTCCATGCCGCCGCCGCGGCGGGGCGCTTCGGCGACCTCGCCGTGGCCTCGTGCCACGTCCCCTGGTGGCGCGACGACGCCTACTACGGCCCGGGCCGTTGGCAGGGGACGAAGCGGCTCGACGGCGGCGGCGCGCTGATGAACCAGTCGATCCACGGCGTCGACGCCCTGCAGTGGATCGCGGGGGCGATGACGCCGGGGCTGGCGCCCCACGAGAACCCGGTCGAGAGCGTGGTGGCGCTGACCGCCGTGAGGTCCCACGACCGGGAGCGTCTCGAGGTCGAGGACACCTGCGTGGCGATCCTCCGGTTCAAGAACGGCGGGCTCGGGCAGATCCTCGCCGCCACCAGTCTCTATCCCGGACAGCTCCGCCGGATCCTCGTCGGCGGCCGCGACGGCACCGCCGAGATCCTCGAGGAACAGCTCGTCGACTGGCGCTTCCGCACCGCCACCGCCGCCGACGACGCGACCCGCGCGCGGCTCGGCCACGCCAGCTCGACCAGCGGCGGCGCCGCCGACCCGATGGCGATCAACGAGGCCTGCCACACCCGCAACTTCGCCGCCTTTCTCGACGCCCTCCGTGCCGGTCGGGCACCCGAGCTCAACGACCTCGAGGGGCGCAAAGCTGTGGCGATCGTCGATGCCTGCTACCGCTCGGCCCGGACCGGCCGAACAGCCCGTGTCGGAGACCCGGCACCGCCGGCGGAGGACCGATGAACAGCCCGTTCCGGTACGCGATCTGCAACGAGACGTTCGCCGACTGGCCGCTGGAGAAAGCCTGCGACCTCGCGGCCGCGTGCGGCTACACCGGCCTCGAGATCGCGCCGTTCACGCTCGCCCCGCTGGCCGGAGAGATCTCCGCACGGCAGCGCGGCGAAATCGTGCGGACGATCGCCCGGGCGGGGCTCGAGTGTGTCGGCCTCCACTGGCTGCTGGCGAAGACCGAGGGGTTCCACGTCACCCACCCCGATCCGGCGGTGCGCCTGGCGACGGTCGAGTACCTCGGCGACCTGGCGCGCCTCTGCCACGAGCTCGGCGGAAGGGTGCTCGTGTTCGGCTCGCCACGGCAGCGGAGCCTCGTTCCGGGCGTCACCCGGGCGCTGGCCTTCGACCACCTCCACGAGGTGTTTTCGCGGCTCGTCCCGGCCCTCGAGGCGACCGACACGGTGCTGGCGGTCGAGCCCCTCGCCCCCACCGAGACCGACGTCCTCACCACCGCCGCCGAGACCTGCCGGCTCCTCGAGCGGATCGGTTCCCCCCACGTCCGCCTCCACCTCGACGTCAAGGCGATGTCGGCCGAGGCCGAGCCGATCCCCGATCTGATCCACGCCTCGGCTGCGTGGCTGGAGCATTTCCACGCCAACGACGTCAACCTTCAGGGGCCGGGGTTCGGCGCGGTCGAGTTCACTCCGATCCTCCAAGCCCTCGCCGACATCCGCTACGCCGGGTGGGTGAGCGTCGAGGTGTTCGACTATGCTCCGGGCCCGGAGCGGCTGGCGCGCGAGAGCATCGCCTCCATGCAGGGGATCGAGGCGGCGCTCGACTGAGCCTTCCCGGCCGCGCCGCACGGCACGGAGACCGACCATGGCCGACCTCGCCCACGTCTCCCCGCCCGGCCGCCGGCCGGCCGACGACGGCACGCCATGGTGGACGGGGCTGACGCGCTACCACTGGTTCGTGCTCACGGTGGCGGCGCTCGGCTGGCTGTTCGACTGCCTCGACCAGCAGCTGTTCAATCTCGCGCGCAAGCCGGCGATGGAGAGCCTGCTGGCGACGGCGCCGCTCGACCCGGGCCAGGTTCAACCGAGCGAGGAGGAGCGCAAGGCGCTGGCGAAGAAGGTCGACTTCTACGGCGGCCTGTCGACCTGCATCTTCCTTGCCGGCTGGGCCACCGGGGGGCTGATCTTCGGCGTCGTCGGCGACCGCTTCGGCCGGGCGCGGACGATGCTGATCACGATCCTCATCTATTCGCTGTGCACCGGGTTGTCGGCGTTGTCGCGCGGGTTCTGGGATTTCGCCTTCTACAGGTTCATCACCGGGCTCGGCGTCGGCGGGGAATTCGCCGTCGGCGTGGCGCTGGTCGCCGAGGTGATGCCCGACCGGGCCCGGCCCCACGCGCTCGGCCTCCTCCAGGCGTTCTCGGCGCTCGGCAACTTCGGCGCCGCGGCGATCGGCATCGCGCTGGGGCTGTGGCAATTGTCGACGGCGGAGGGATTGATCTACGGCTGGGAGCCATGGCGCTGGAAGTTCGTCATCGGCGCCCTGCCGGCCGTGCTGGCGCTGGTGATCCGCTCCGGCCTCGAGGAGCCGGAGCGGTGGAAGGCGATGAAGGCCAAGGCCGCGGAGACCGGCGACGTGCTCGGTGGCTACAACGCGCTGTTCGCCCATCCGCGCTGGAGGCGCAACGCCCTTCTCGGCATGCTGCTGGCCTGCGCCGGCGTGATCGGGCTGTGGGGGATCGGGTTCTTCTCGATCGACCTGCAGATGAGCGTGTTGCGGAAGACGTTCCAGGCCCAGGGCCTCGAGGGGGCGGCGCTCAAGGGGCGGCTGACGATCGCCTCGGGGGTGGCCTCGATGCTGATCCAGGTCGGCGCCTTCACAGGGATGATGCTCTCGGCACGGATCTGCAACCGGATCGGCCGGCGGCCGTTCTTCGCGATCTTCCTCGTGCTGGCGCTGTTGTCGACGATGATGGTCTTCCAGTTCCTCGACGACGTCACCGACTTCTGGATGCTGCCGGTGATGGGGTTCTGCCAACTGTCGTTGTTCGCCGGCTACGCGATCTACTTTCCCGAGTTGTTCCCGACCCGGTTGCGCAGCACGGGGACGAGCTTCTGCTACAACGTCGGCCGGTTCGTCGCCGCCAGCGGGCCGTTCCTGCTCGGCCAGCTCTCGTCCGGCGTGTTTTCCGGCTGGGCGGAGCCGCTGCGGCCGTCGGGCACGCTGATGTGCCTGGTGTTTCTCGTCGGACTGGCAGTCCTCCCCCTGCTTCCGGAGACCGCCGGCCAGCCGCTGCCGGAGGACTGACGCCCGCGACTTCGGCCGGGGAATCGCCGCGCCGCCGATTGCTTCCGTCGCCACCCCCCCCGGCCGTAGACTCTGGCGCCAACGGGCCGGTGGCCACCGCCGCCGGCCGTTCGCCTCTTCCAGCCCCCCCCCAGCCCCCCTCCAGGAGTCCGTCCGACCATGCGCTGGGAAGGTCGTCGTCAGAGCGAGAACGTCGAGGATCGCCGGAGCATGGCCGCGCCCGCTTTCGTCGGCGGCAGCCTGCTCACGCTGCTGATCATGTTCACGATGCTGTTCTTCGGTGCCGATCCGCGGCAGGTCGCGGCGATCGCGCCCCAAGCCGGACCGCCGCGCGTCGCCAAGAGCCCGGCGGCGAAGAAGGCCGACGAGGAGATGACGAAGTTCGTCAAGACCGTCCTTGCCGACACCGAGGACGTGTGGGGGCAGTTGTTTCCCAAAGCGTTCGGCGCTCGCTACTCGCCCCCCACGCTCGTGATCTTCGAGAAGGCCGTCCAGAGCGCCTGTGGCATGGCGAGCGCCGCCGCCGGCCCCTTCTACTGCCCGCTCGACAAGAAGGTGTACATCGACCTGGCGTTCTACGACGAGCTCAAACGCCGCTTCGGTGCCCCGGGTGACTTCGCCCAGGCCTACGTGGTCGCCCACGAGATCGGACACCACGTCCAGAACCAGCTCGGGATCAGTGCCAAGGTCCAGTCCCTCCAGGGCAGGGTGCCGCAGGCGGAATACAACAAGTACTCGGTGCGGATGGAGCTGCAGGCCGACTTCCTCGCCGGAGTCTGGGCCCATCACGTCGCCCGCTACGCGGGAATCCTCGACGAGGAGGACATCTACGAGGCGGTGAATGCCGCCCAGGCGATCGGCGACGACCGGATCCAGGCGAAGACGCAGGGTTACGTCGTCCAGGAAGCGTTCACGCACGGCACGAGCGAGCAGCGCGCCCGCTGGTTCCTCCACGGCCTCACGACCGGCGATCCGCGCCTCATGGACCGGGCCTTCGAGGTCGACGAACCGTGATCGCATGCGGATCCTGCTGACGGGCGCCTCGGGATACGTCGGCGGTTGCCTGCTCGACGCCCTCCAGGCGCGCGGCCACTCCGTCCGCTGCCTCGTGCGCCGGCCGGAGCGGCTCGCCGGCAGGACTGCCCCGACGACCGAGATCGTCGCCGGCGACGCGACCGACCGCGCCGATCTCGACCGGGCGTGCGCCGGCATCGACCTCGCCTACTGGCTCGTCCACTCGATGGAGAGCGGCGTCGATTTCGAGCGCGCCGACCGGCTCGCGGCGGAGCACTTCGCCGCCGCGGCCCGGGCGGCCGGCGTGCGGCGGCTGGTCTACCTCGGGGGCCTCGGCGCCGACGGCGACCGGCTCTCGGCGCATCTCCGCAGCCGCCATGAGGTTGGAGCGATCCTCGCCGCCAGCGGCCTTGACGTCGTCGAGCTGCGGGCGTCGATCATCATCGGGGCGGGCAGTTTCTCGTTCGACCTGGTGCGGACGCTCGTCGAGCGGCTCCCGGTGATGATCTGCCCGGCGTGGCTGGCGACCCCGACGCAGCCGATCGCGATCGCCGACGTCGTCGCGGCGTTGGTGGCGGCCATCGACCTGCCACCGGGGCAACCACGGATCATCGAGATCGGCGGGCCGGACAGGGTGTCGTATGGCGCTATCATGCGGGCGTAGGCCCGCGAACGCGGCCTGACCCGGCTGATGATTCCGGTACCGGTGCTCACACCGCGGCTGTCGAGCCTGTGGCTCAAGCTCGTCACCCCGCGCTATGCCAAGGTGGGCAGGAAATTGATCGACGGCCTCAAGAACCCCACCGTGGTCACCGATCCCGGGCCGATGCGTGATCTGCCGCTGTCGCCCCGCGGCCTGGCCGACGCCGTCCGCGAGGCGATCCAGGACGAAGACCGCTCGTTCGCCGGTCGGCGCTGGGCCGAGACGGCCGACGTCGACGAGCTTCCGGCCCGGTACGGCGGCCACCCCGAGGGGACGCGTCTCGTCGATCACCGCCACGCCACGGTGGCCGTCCCTCCGGCGCGG encodes:
- a CDS encoding Gfo/Idh/MocA family oxidoreductase, yielding MRAAIIGIGAIARMHARALADLDGVELVAATCRTEEKGRAFARDHGCRWYADTGTMLRREKPDFVTIATPSGAHLEAVLAAARRGIHVICEKPLEITLPRVDRMIAAARRGGVVLGAIFPQRFNPVVQAVHAAAAAGRFGDLAVASCHVPWWRDDAYYGPGRWQGTKRLDGGGALMNQSIHGVDALQWIAGAMTPGLAPHENPVESVVALTAVRSHDRERLEVEDTCVAILRFKNGGLGQILAATSLYPGQLRRILVGGRDGTAEILEEQLVDWRFRTATAADDATRARLGHASSTSGGAADPMAINEACHTRNFAAFLDALRAGRAPELNDLEGRKAVAIVDACYRSARTGRTARVGDPAPPAEDR
- a CDS encoding sugar phosphate isomerase/epimerase, whose protein sequence is MNSPFRYAICNETFADWPLEKACDLAAACGYTGLEIAPFTLAPLAGEISARQRGEIVRTIARAGLECVGLHWLLAKTEGFHVTHPDPAVRLATVEYLGDLARLCHELGGRVLVFGSPRQRSLVPGVTRALAFDHLHEVFSRLVPALEATDTVLAVEPLAPTETDVLTTAAETCRLLERIGSPHVRLHLDVKAMSAEAEPIPDLIHASAAWLEHFHANDVNLQGPGFGAVEFTPILQALADIRYAGWVSVEVFDYAPGPERLARESIASMQGIEAALD
- a CDS encoding MFS transporter; translation: MADLAHVSPPGRRPADDGTPWWTGLTRYHWFVLTVAALGWLFDCLDQQLFNLARKPAMESLLATAPLDPGQVQPSEEERKALAKKVDFYGGLSTCIFLAGWATGGLIFGVVGDRFGRARTMLITILIYSLCTGLSALSRGFWDFAFYRFITGLGVGGEFAVGVALVAEVMPDRARPHALGLLQAFSALGNFGAAAIGIALGLWQLSTAEGLIYGWEPWRWKFVIGALPAVLALVIRSGLEEPERWKAMKAKAAETGDVLGGYNALFAHPRWRRNALLGMLLACAGVIGLWGIGFFSIDLQMSVLRKTFQAQGLEGAALKGRLTIASGVASMLIQVGAFTGMMLSARICNRIGRRPFFAIFLVLALLSTMMVFQFLDDVTDFWMLPVMGFCQLSLFAGYAIYFPELFPTRLRSTGTSFCYNVGRFVAASGPFLLGQLSSGVFSGWAEPLRPSGTLMCLVFLVGLAVLPLLPETAGQPLPED